Proteins encoded in a region of the Oryctolagus cuniculus chromosome 10, mOryCun1.1, whole genome shotgun sequence genome:
- the LOC100345936 gene encoding proline-rich nuclear receptor coactivator 2-like: MGGGERYNIPAPQSRNSKNQQRLNRQKTKDQNSQMKIVHKKKERGYGYNSSAATWQAMQNGGKNKNFPNNQNWNANLSSPSLLFKPQANQNYAGAKFSEPPSPSVLPKPPSHWVPVSFNPSDKEIMTFQLKTLLKVQV; this comes from the coding sequence ATGGGTGGTGGAGAGAGGTATAACATTCCAGCCCCTCAGTCTAGAAATAGTAAGAACCAACAGCGGCTTAACAGACAGAAGACCAAGGATCAGAATTCCCAGATGAAGATTGttcataagaaaaaagaaagaggatatGGTTACAACTCGTCAGCAGCCACATGGCAGGCCATGCAAAACGGAGGGAAGAACAAAAACTTCCCAAATAATCAAAACTGGAACGCGAACTTGTCAAGTCCTAGCTTACTTTTTAAGCCACAAGCCAATCAGAACTATGCTGGAGCCAAATTCAGTGAGCCGCCATCACCGAGTGTTCTTCCCAAACCACCTAGCCACTGGGTTCCTGTTTCCTTTAAtccttcagataaagaaataatgacctTTCAACTTAAAACCTTACTTAAAGTACAGGTATAA